Genomic segment of Eupeodes corollae chromosome 2, idEupCoro1.1, whole genome shotgun sequence:
ggTAAGTAATTATAatgattttgttgttatttgttgCAATGAgtgaaattaaaagtaaaggGACACGGTTGTCCCAATATGCGAAAAATGCGTAAttgaaattcataatttttaggCAAGCAAGGGaaacaggggtggaatcgggtaaggtgatttgtgataggtgacagtcacaatcaacaaattcggtctgtgtaaggtgatagtcaccggtgacaatcacgatttggtgactttttctggtgacagctctttagttgtcactttaattcgaaattgatttttatttttagttgctgaaatttcaagacaatatgaatgtgtttgtgcctttgattttacattctgaaaatgaaaatattaatcataaaataaacattcttgatCTCCCAAGTCCAAAGTAAGTACGCATATGTGCTATATATGCTGTCAACACACATTCCCCCTATTCTTCGATTAGccgtgactttaaatttttttggaggTGGTGGCTACCAAAGGCAAGTTGGCGTTGACTAGTCAGCTCCAATGGGCCAAAGTACTGTTTGTGAGGTTATTTCTTTGACCTTAAAACAAATGGAGAGGACATTGTGCCCacttacaatcaaatttaatcaatgggtttcagaagcaacaaaaatgttcttctaccgaaaaaatatcaaattcctgGAGTCAGGATTTtgtttcttagtaaaaataaactaattttattacttgttttttattttattatttgtttcctaGTAATCGGCTGCGTTGATGGGAGTCATATTATGATTCTACGCCCTTCGGAAAATGAGCATatgtatttcaatagaaaaggaAGACATAGTGTAAACGTTATGATCgtaagtcaattttttgattcattaatttttgttgactaGATCTGCAACGAGAACAGAAAAATTCTggcaataaatgcaaaatatggcGGGAGTGCTCACGACAGCTTTGTATGGAGACAGAGTGCTCAACGAGAAAAGTTAAATGCTGACTATAGTGCAAGCAGAACATCATCGTGGCTACTTGGTACATCAAAACTTATAATTACATAATAATCCGGATAGCTTCAGATCGGTTTTTGAATATAATCACTGAAATTGTAACAAACgtcagtgaatttcttttaaagtgataccaaattctaaacaaaatttggtgatcaccttacacagatgcaaaaattagtttgatcactttttatgatcacaaaggtgacaatcaaaaatcaccttagccgattccaccccaggatTTTCCATTTGACTAATTCCGAAGTCGAGGAATTGCTAATGGCTGAGACCAGTGACACTGAAGATGCACTCACTCTGGATGACGAAGACCAATCATTTTTATTAGCGGACATGCAAGCTGGAGTGTCCGAAGCTATAATTGAGCCACCTGCTCCACCAGAGCCTACTCAAAATCCAGGCCCATCTGCAGACCCTTCATCACTAGCCCGACCAATTCATCACCTCGTGATCCAGTTCCCGAGTTCAAGTGGAAAAGGAAAGTTTATCGCGGGTATAATTTTGTTGACACCGAATATGAATTTGGTAGGATAAACATTTGTCAAGAGTTACAATCTCTGAAACCTATAGATGTATATGAGACAATAAcgaaactaaaattattaattgaggAATTAATAATACCAGAGTCCTTACGTTATGCTCATCAATATGGATCGGTGTTCACTACCGATCTCCAAGAAATAACAGCTTTCATTGGAATGAACTACGTCATGGGTTACCATGTATTGCCCACATTGAGAAGCTACTGGTCCACTGAACCTGACATGGGTGTTCCTTACATAGCTAAGGTAATGCCACTATCAAGATTTGAAGAGATTCGAAAAAATTCTGTGACAATGAATCTCAACATTTACCGACATCACCAACGTTTGATAGGGCGTACAAAATAAGATTAGTAATGAACCATTTGAATTCATGTTTCCAGTCTTTAATGAACAACACAATGACACAAGCGATTGATGAACATATGGTAAAGTTCAAAGGCCACAATATCATGAAACAGTACATGCaaaataaaccaataaaaaGAGGATTCAAAATGTGGTTTCGTGCGGATTCAAGTACTGGATACCTTTTCCAATTCGATTCGAAGTCTCGGCCAGAAGTAGGACTGGGAGAATCCCAGTATTAAACACTCACCGATGTCTCCTTCCGCTGTGGCCACTGCTTCCGGTATCGACGAAATTTATCAATACATGCACATGTAATCACTTGTTGGTTTTACATATACTTTGGGAGTATTCTACAGTActcgatacaaaaaaaaatcttcgagTTTAAACCTTAAGGCaactttttatgtttaaatctacTTTAAGTTAATTAGCAATTATTTAAccaattattagaaaaaattaaaaaaagcaataaaaaggaatcaaaaataagaaagaaactACTACTAACTACCGCAGTCCCTTTAATTGGGGTTATGATTTGCTACTTGAGTTCTACCAGAGCTGCCTCGTGAGTACTTTAGAAGATCAATGCGAATTTTTCTCGATTGAGCCAACGACGTCGTCGATTCACGTATTCACGTATGTATAATTTTGGAACGTATAATTTTCAGATGTCTTCTGCAAAAGGAGTTTGATATATATATGGTACATAtactacatatacatatgctTGTACTCTTACCCCAACGACTGAGAATCTTTCAGCCGGTGTTATGCAAACGCCAGCAGACTATTCCCTAATGCTTGTTATTCTGGTTTCTTAacagttgtgttttttttttttatttgtttttgaaactttcttAAAATAGTATGTTATTTGGCTATCAGAAGTAGGACTGGGAGAATCCGTTGTCCTTGAACTTACTCAAGATTTGGTGGATCTTGGATGTGAGATTTATTTCGATAATTTTTTCAACTCACCTATGCTGCAGTATAAActtgcaaagaaaaatataaaggtATGTGGCACAGTAAGGACACGGCGTAAGAATACGCCTAAAAATATTCCACAAGATAAAAGTATGAAGAGAGGCGATATTTACGTTACTTGCTTTGAAGGAATATCTTTTATCAAGTGGATGGACAACAAAGCTGTACATCTCCTTACCAATTTTTGTCACCGGTACCTACTCATAAGGTAAAACGTAAACAAGTAGGATCAGCGCAATGTCTAGAGATCAAATGTCCTGACATCGTCCGTAAATATAACAAGAACATGTGTGGCGTAGACCCCATGAACCAGAAGAAAGTGACATACGAAGTTGAcaggaaatcaaaaataaaatattatctgcggctgttttttgatttattggacATCGCTTTGAACAATTCATATaatgtttatgaaaaacttCATGCACAACATCGCATAGGAGGGCATTTACTTTCCTCACTTCTATGACCAAGAAAAGGGTTCAAAACATAGGACACAAACAGTCTTTACCGTCACACGTAATGATAAAAAGTTCCTCGCGTAAGAGATGTGTGCAGTGTGCAAAGAGTGGAGTAGAAAATTGAACGAGCAACATTTGTgatatttgaaattcttttgcaGACTTTCATTGATAAAATCTTTATATTTAACTCAATTTGTccgttttttataagaaaaatatttgattctgCTATAGCAGTAAATACctcaaaatatgataaataaCGCATATTGGGATACATTTGTCCCAACTTATTTCCTAAaacctggggtggaatcggctaaggtgaattttgattgtcacctttgtgatcataaaaagtgatcaaactaatttttgcgtctgtgtaaggtgatcaccaaattttgtttagaatttggtatcactttaaaagaaattcactgacGTTTGTTACAATTTCAGTGATTATATTCAAAAACCGATCTGAAGCTATCCGGATTATTATGTAATTATAAGTTTTGATGTACCAAGTAGCCACGATGATGTTCTGCTTGCACTATAGTCAGCATTTTACTTTTCTCGTTGAGCACTCTGTCTCCATACAAAGCTGTCGTGAGCACTCATgccatattttgcatttattgctAGAATTTTTCTGTTCTCTTTGCAGATCTaggcaacaaaaattaatgaatcaaaaaattgacttgAGATCATAGCGTTTACACTATGTCTtccttttctattgaaatacatATGCTCATTTTCCAAATGGCGTAGAATCATAATATGACTCCCATCAATGCAGCCGATTATtaggaaacaaataataaaataaaaaacaagtaataaaatacttcatttttactaagaaacaaaatcctacctccaggaatttgatatttttcgtagaagaacatttttgttgcttctgaagcccattgattaaatttgattgtaagtGGGCACAATTTCCCCTCCATTTGTTGTAAAGTTCAAAGAAATAACCTCACAAACAGTACTTTGGCCTATTGcctttgtcaaaataaattttggcgGCCTGAACAAAGGGAACAAAGGAATACCTATCCTTATGACGGTTGAGGAAATGGTAGCAGAAAAAAAGCCAAATAAGGCAGCAGTTAAAATCGacgtaaattgttttaaatttttttaagagcaaAAGTGCATCAAGTGATTTGTATAAATTAGTtcctttagtaaaaaaaaagttaattttaaataataaattgtttcaaaaagtgcatatatatatgtatatatatatccgtatatataaagaaaagaaaacttaaggacttaattttcatgcatcaagttatttattatgataaaaccttattctttgttttaccaatagaaaaaattcaaaaacaaattctattttctagGAAAAAAAAGTAGTGCAAAAGTCTAGGTACTTCTGCACTTTactagttttaaatgtttaaatttgtaacggTCCTGTTggctttgtttgtttgttttttttttttacatgaagCTTGTAATATGACATGTGTGTGTCAATCAGTACAAAGCGATCGGTCGTGCAGGTTAaggttaaagaaattttgttttttaaaaccaaaaaagcgATGGTTAGAAAAGAATTAACGGTAAATGAgcgtcaaattattattaattgccaTGAGCAAGGTAAAAGTTATGcggatattaataaaatagttggaCGACCCAAATCTACCATACAAAATGTGATTAACCGTTACAATAAAGAAAACCGAATCGAAAATAAAGTCATTTCTGGTCGTCCGCGCAAGCTTACAGAAAGAGATGAACGAAAAATCGcgagtataataaaaaaagatccaTTCAAAAGTGCTCCAAAGATTGCTACCGATATACagattagtttaaataaaacagtttctcCGTGGACAGTTGCAAGATCGCTCCAGAGATCTGGGTTTAAGTCGTGCACACCTCGTAAAAAGCCGTTCGTAagtggaataaataaaaagaaaagactggaCTTTGCAaaggattataaaaataaatgaaatgaattttgggACAACGTAATATTCTCcgatgagtcgaaattcaacatttttggttcAGATGGGAGGATTATAGTGTGGAGAAAACAAGGCGAAGCCTTGAAtcctaaaaacataattaaaaatgtgaaacACGTGACGGTGGTGTAATGGTATAGGGGTGTATGTCATCCAGTGGTGTCGGGAATTTGACAATAATTGATGGAATTATGAATAAGGAAGTTTATTTgaacatcttaaaacaaaacttacaacaaaGTGCAGAGAAACTTGGGATCACATATATTAAGCTTAGTGTACACGATTGCCAGATCTGCAAATATTGCCAGATCTGCCACTGAAAAATGTGTCTCGAATGGCTTACAATCGTGTACACACCAAATTAATTTGCAGACAAATGGTTTGGCTCCTAATTTGCAGACAAATATCTGCCAATTAATTTGTAGATTTCTGGCAATCGTGTACACGCAAGCTGACAACCGTGTACACACCAAATTGATTTGCAGAAAAATTTGTTCATCaatcattttgaagacaaatgAATTTGCAGATGTGGCAATCGTGTGTACACAAAATTCATTGGGATATTaccaaatttttttcattttctgacgTTTCTGTAAACGTCTGACAATGAATAAATTTGCAGATGCCGTTTGAGGAACATTTGCAAATTTATTCATTGGCAGACAAATTTGGAGAAAACTACGAGgtaaattttaagttgtttatttaattttcaaaacacaaaatattttgatttgtttttgattgttgCTTTGTTTTGGTATGGAGAAGGTATGTATTGGAACTGGACTCCTTCTACTAAAACCAATAAGAAcattgttgattttaaaataaaacagtgTTATATTCCAGaaagatacatatatttaaagttttaaagtttatattttatttatttattattttaatatttgattttttaaatgaatctgTACTGCCATTCCACCTCACCCTCTTCGATGAAGTACGATTTAAATTCGTCTCGTATATCTTTGGCTTCCAATGAGGATCAATACGGGATCTTTCTAATGGATACAACGTTTTAGTTTCTGGTTCTAAGTCTTGCCTCCAATCACCTAAAATTAGTTCATGATTTTCGTTGTAGCGATCAACATAATTACGAGGtgcataattatttttattcatcgTCATCAAGAAATTATGCAGTACGCAACAGGCAAGTGTGACTTTCTTTGTCTTTTCAGCGTTCAAATGTATGGGTTTACGCAAGACTCGGAAGCGTGCAGACATAATACCGAAAACATTTTCGATGATTCGGCGAGCACGGCTCAAACGATAATTAAATACTCTTTGCACCATGGAGAGACCGCGTTCGCCAAATGGCTTCAATAAGTTTGGTCATAAAGCAAAGGCGTCGTCTGCGACAAGGACATACGGAACAGGCAATTGTCTACCCGGTAGTGGGTTGTGTGGTGGCAAGCACAGATGATTGTTATCCAACCCTTGTCCAAATGTGCAGCGGTTGAACACACCACCGTCGGAAAATCGCCCATTGCGGCCGACATCGATGTAAATCAATTTGTAGTTCGCATCGGCTATACCCATTAATATGATACTATGTGTACctttatagttataaaaaatgCTGCCAGAATTAGGTGGTGCGACCATGACCACATGCTTCCCATCCACAGCTCCGATGCAGTTTGGGAATTGCCAGATTTCGTTGAAATCGTTGGCAATAGCGTTCCTAGCCTCTTGTGTTTTCGGGGCCTAAAAATCGCAATTATTATATGTACATTCAACAATTGAATTATGTAAATTTACCTGAAGATATTCGTCCACGAGAACTTTATATATAGCATCGAGGACATGTGGAATTGTTGTCGAGATTGTTGTAGCAGGAATGCGAAACAGGTATTGCAACGACCGAAAATTTTCGCCGGTAGCTAGGTATCGTAGGGTTAACGCAAGACCCTCACCTGCAGAAATGCTCCTGCGCATATTCGTATCTTGTTTTTGAATATGTGGAGCCACCAAAGATAAAAGGTGATCAAATTGCTTGCAATCCATTCGCAAAAAATTTCGATACAGTTCTGGTTCCTCTGTTCGCAATTCGACCATCAATTTTGCGTAAAATCCCTCCTGCTCACGACGGGCCACCCAATCCTTTGTCCATACCCTACGACACATCTTTTTGGGCTGTTTGGCAGTTTCTTCATCGCTGCTTTCTAATAAAAAAGCAGTCAAAATAGTCGCAACTGCTACGTTTCTTTCCATTTTGTTCACTTTGTTTCAGtagctttaaaattttctgaCTGATGCGATGTGTGACAACTGACAATgagctgaaaataaatttgcagatCCAAAATTTGATTTGGTGTGTACACGGTTGGCAGAAAATCTACAAATGTTTGCAAATCTATTGCTAGCTATTTGGTCAAATTTGTTTGTCGAGATTGTCAGACAAATATTTGGCAGCAGATTTGCAGATGTTTATAGATATATGTAAACCGTGtacacacaaattaaaattttcagctCATTGTCATCTCATTGTCACACATTGTCAGACGTTTGCAGACCTGACAATGATTGTTAGACCTGGCAATCGTGTACACTAAGCTTAAAGCTTAAACCAACAGGATAACGATCCCAAGCATACGGCTACAAATGTAAAGTTGTGGTTCTCCTACAACACGCCCCACATGCTAGTtacaccccccccccccacaCAAAATCTTAACCCAATCGAACATTTATGGGATGTCTTAGAGAAACGACTTCGAAAACACAATATAACGAGCAAAACCCACCTTAAAGAGCTCCCGGTATCAGAATGGCAATTAATAGGGTCAGATGTCACGCGAAAACTTGTAAACTCTATGCCAAATCGTttaaaagaggttattaggctcAAAGGATTTCCCACAAAATATTAGGTAATTATATTCTTAACATAAAACATTCGAAACCGAATTGAATTCTTTTGTCCTTCTAGGGTACTAAGACTTTTGCACTATTGTTGTTAGGgactaatacttttattttaacttttttgagatccttgaaggatatttttctgtttttcttgtgttaattttttaaataaacttaaactagaataaatcaaaacataaattgaaaattgtgtctTTATATCATTTACACAACTCATTTTTCAAGAATACCCACACGGGTACCAAGACTTTTGCTCGACActgtatatacatatacttatatgtatataaaagtatactaataatttttcaatagtaatttaaaaaaaaaagtggtggtaatttttgcatgatttaaaaaaaaaaaaaataaagtgcatATTGCCTAACAGAACCTCCAGGATTCATCGAGGAAGTGGCGTCGAGAATTTGGGGTTAAGTTGTTCATGTAGTACGTCCTAATtgacatatacatacatatcatTCAAGCGTTGCcccctttttcatttttaattttactccTAATATATACCTAATGGTATACCTAATGGAAATATTAAACTACATATAtgcaaattaaatgaaaatatgaaattttaattttctttaaaaaagggGAGATGAGGAAGGGGAGATGAAAGGGTATGGAGGAGGAAAAGAGGAGGTGAATAAAAGGGGTTGTTTGGCGAGAAAGCAACCAGGTAGGGTGGGTAGAGAGCATATCGCGCATCACTACCAGCTAGATGCAAAGCCTGGCACATTTTTTGCTAACGAGGAGGTCATCGAATCCACTCCTGAGCTAGTGAGGGATATTTTATGTGCCAGCAAGGACCTCATCGCAAGAAAACTCGTTACAATTGCAaacatatgaaaaaaaattaaaatattagatATTAGAaagaataaaatgcaaataaatttttattatatacatacatacatacataatgtaggaacatatttagaaataatacataatacttttaaaatgtattatttatgtAGAAAAGAAATAGGgccaaaattggttaaaaataaataaattaggtggcgcaacagtccgtagagaacaagcgtgggcctagtaacttacaactctcaaccattcctttgtgcgagtgattgcagggatggaggggacctacagtttatatcccgaacccgaacggctaatttgagaaagcactttttcatgacaagaattacacttggagaatttgtcaattcgtcggaagaggcagtacctgtggaaaaaactttaggtgggacaggcagggatcgagcccaagacctctcgcatgacagtccaacgcactaaccatctcgCCACGGATACTACTAATGCATGATATATGATCAATTTAATGACGAATTTATCAGACGTTCTTTGAATTTGTCGTCATAAACTTTTGCACGTTATAATGCTATTGCTCTTCCTTATTATTGGAACaacttatttaaagaaaaacaaagaatcaattttaaatttgtcagtttcgaataattttattaaaagtagaaatttttatgagaaactacaaatttcttttaatattacttCGCAATTCTTGTGGTTCGTTGGTCTTCTCTCAATGACTGCTGAAATACGTTTGTctggaatttgaatttttcgtttcttcttcttttttgcagTTGCTATTGGTATGGCTTGGATTTTGTATCGTAAGTTTGGTATTTGTATGACATTGATGTTTGTATCTTGAAAGTTGGCAGTCGAAGATATGAGTGACAGTGATGCCACTGCCACTAACAAATGCCTCAACTCAACTATTATTgcaatatgtacattaaatacatttgtttgtttactactacatatttcaaaattctatcccTCTTCGATTGAATTCACGAAAATCAAAGTATTCAACACACATTCTTCACCATTGACCATTGTAAATTTcggttatattaattttatccATTCTAAAATTATGTTCTCTTACAAAAATCTTGGTCAGAAAGACTTccgtattttatatttttttctcgaaaccaTATCTTgaagtgaatattaaaaaagaaaaattaagtgatttaattttatagacTTTTACACTTTCTCCTTTATTGAATGATTCAATACAActgataacaataataataataataataatagttataaaataattcataattatatattaaaaatataatatatttaataattataagaaattacaaaaaaaaaatcttcacaatttgttttaatacaaaTGGAAATACTGATATTTCcagtataaaattaaattttatacaaacaaaaaatatacacaaatatgTATCAATATATAGtaaaacatatatgtacatgAATAATACACATATAATATGAAATAATATCAAAGTACATAAttacaattaattataaacaataaattaaattaagtggtaggcattttctttttaaatgttcgGTATGTAATTATTTCCTTTTATAGTATTGCaggtattttatatttattataacctatttttacttttacaagaaaagtaataattattataactaatcaaacaaaaaatttaacatacaaatagatgattgtgttttgttttcacAT
This window contains:
- the LOC129945249 gene encoding uncharacterized protein LOC129945249, translating into MERNVAVATILTAFLLESSDEETAKQPKKMCRRVWTKDWVARREQEGFYAKLMVELRTEEPELYRNFLRMDCKQFDHLLSLVAPHIQKQDTNMRRSISAGEGLALTLRYLATGENFRSLQYLFRIPATTISTTIPHVLDAIYKVLVDEYLQAPKTQEARNAIANDFNEIWQFPNCIGAVDGKHVVMVAPPNSGSIFYNYKGTHSIILMGIADANYKLIYIDVGRNGRFSDGGVFNRCTFGQGLDNNHLCLPPHNPLPGRQLPVPYVLVADDAFAL